Proteins encoded by one window of Methanobacterium sp. CWC-01:
- a CDS encoding ATP-binding cassette domain-containing protein, with protein sequence MSKSYPTSGDDEILVLNHISLKLNSKSLYLVLGPQGSGKSTLLRIAGLLESPSSGTVIFAHKDLTNPEPDERLNFIRREVGFVPPYPSLLPYLTILENLMLPMIQKNKIRALKILKCLGVENVGSYPNQISVEEQQRASIARAMINSPQLLLVDEPTSSLSESGAINIMELLKDLKKECTIMVFTDNKKVIKYSDTIFKLNHGVLE encoded by the coding sequence TTCTGGTTCTTAACCATATATCTCTGAAATTAAATTCTAAAAGTTTATACTTAGTTTTGGGCCCTCAAGGTTCGGGTAAGTCAACTCTACTACGTATCGCCGGACTTTTAGAGAGTCCAAGTTCAGGGACAGTAATCTTTGCCCATAAGGACTTGACAAACCCCGAACCTGACGAACGGTTAAATTTTATCCGCCGTGAAGTGGGCTTCGTCCCCCCTTATCCGAGCCTTTTGCCTTATTTGACTATTCTGGAAAATTTAATGCTGCCCATGATCCAAAAAAACAAGATCAGGGCGTTGAAAATACTTAAATGTCTGGGTGTTGAAAATGTGGGTTCTTATCCAAACCAGATATCGGTTGAAGAGCAGCAAAGAGCCAGCATAGCCCGGGCCATGATCAACAGCCCCCAGCTTCTGTTAGTTGATGAACCCACCTCTTCATTATCCGAATCTGGCGCCATTAACATTATGGAACTTTTAAAGGATTTGAAAAAGGAATGCACCATTATGGTATTTACCGACAATAAAAAAGTTATTAAATATTCAGATACAATTTTTAAGTTGAATCACGGAGTTTTAGAATAA